One genomic region from Mangifera indica cultivar Alphonso chromosome 17, CATAS_Mindica_2.1, whole genome shotgun sequence encodes:
- the LOC123200494 gene encoding nuclear pore complex protein NUP43-like codes for MSVGEDGRVNLVNFGGVGESFRRVFDGEGLVGFNAVKWASPSEFVTVGYGLGLQWWDLRRPGGPVSHFKGNWSQGKSSWMVHSIDIHPSRTHTLLVRTFASLYRKTF; via the exons ATGAGCGTGGGGGAAGACGGGAGGGTCAATTTGGTTAATTTCGGTGGTGTCGGTGAGAGTTTCAGGAGGGTCTTTGATGGGGAGGGTTTGGTGGGGTTTAACGCCGTTAAATGGGCGTCTCCGAGTGAGTTTGTGACTGTTGGGTATGGACTTGGACTTCAATGGTGGGATCTGAGACGCCCTGGCGGTCCGGTTTCGCATTTTAAAGGGAACTG GTCTCAAGGAAAATCTTCTTGGATGGTTCATTCAATTGATATTCATCCATCAAGAACACACACCCTTCTGGTGAGAACTTTTGCCTCATTGTATCGTAAAACTTTCTGA